A DNA window from Phoenix dactylifera cultivar Barhee BC4 chromosome 13, palm_55x_up_171113_PBpolish2nd_filt_p, whole genome shotgun sequence contains the following coding sequences:
- the LOC120112872 gene encoding multiple RNA-binding domain-containing protein 1-like: MALRHLASPSVLSPLLCSRRPCVISAASPSFPLFPQTLTSNPPLISISSPGSRHHSNLQPVRCCTIPESSSTVENPSSSRIFVKGLSRTTSEGYLAKIFSCFGEVSRVKIVSSKTSKESLGLAYLWFAREQDARRAVKEMDGKFVDGRFIAVMMAKPESPSKQVRAIPYQF; the protein is encoded by the exons ATGGCGCTTCGTCACCTGGCATCCCCTTCGGTCCTCTCCCCTCTGCTTTGCTCTCGAAGACCTTGCGTCATCTCCGCCGCCTCGCCATCGTTTCCCCTCTTCCCTCAAACCCTAACCTCCAACCCCCCCCTGATTTCCATCTCTTCACCTGGGAGCCGCCATCACTCTAACCTGCAACCTGTCCGTTGCTGCACCATCCCTGAGTCTTCCTCCACAGTAGAAAACCCTTCTTCATCCAGGATCTTCGTCAAAG GATTATCACGCACAACATCTGAGGGATATTTGGCAAAGATCTTTTCATGCTTTGGAGAAGTTAGCAGAG TTAAAATTGTTTCAAGCAAAACATCTAAAGAGTCCTTGGGATTGGCGTATCTTTGGTTTGCTCGTGAGCAAGATGCACGACGGGCTGTAAAAGAGATGGATGGAAag TTTGTTGATGGCAGATTTATTGCTGTTATGATGGCGAAGCCTGAATCCCCTTCCAAGCAAGTGAGGGCCATACCTTACCAATTCTAA
- the LOC120112961 gene encoding adenylate isopentenyltransferase 5, chloroplastic-like: METPCGLPSRKDNKVVFVLGATGSGKSKLAIALATQFDGEIINSDKMQVYGGLDVITNKVTKEESAGIPHHLLGVVHPDADFTALDFRREAVHAIDSILGRGRVPIVAGGSNSYIEGLVDGEGGEFRSRYQCLFLWVDAALPLLHSFVSARVDRMAEKGLVEEARSLFHANADYSRGIRRSIGVPEMDHYFRMEASADEETRARILEAAVDEIKANTCKLTCIQLQKIHRFCTLPGWDLHRIDAGEFFLKRGQEGEAEAWEKVVESPSTEIVRRFLTGAGGVKHMAGEEGTADDNKQDNGEVADKHGTAGKYKDENCEVKHVAGDDGATDRKNADENGSEAGANGEGPKNVVKDVKCETETGHVNGIAANREV; the protein is encoded by the coding sequence ATGGAGACACCCTGCGGCCTCCCCAGCCGAAAGGACAACAAGGTCGTGTTCGTCTTGGGAGCGACCGGCTCCGGAAAATCCAAGCTGGCCATCGCCCTCGCCACCCAATTCGACGGCGAAATAATCAACTCCGACAAGATGCAAGTGTACGGCGGCCTCGACGTGATCACCAATAAGGTGACCAAGGAGGAGTCCGCCGGCATCCCCCATCACTTGCTAGGTGTCGTCCACCCGGATGCCGACTTCACCGCGTTAGATTTCCGCCGCGAGGCCGTGCATGCCATCGACTCCATCCTCGGGCGCGGTCGCGTCCCCATCGTCGCCGGCGGCTCCAACTCGTACATTGAAGGGCTGGTCGACGGCGAGGGCGGCGAGTTCCGGTCCCGGTACCAGTGCTTGTTCCTGTGGGTGGACGCGGCGCTGCCGCTCCTCCACTCCTTCGTGTCGGCACGGGTGGATAGGATGGCGGAGAAGGGGCTGGTGGAGGAGGCGCGAAGCTTGTTCCACGCCAATGCGGACTACTCCCGCGGTATCCGGAGGTCGATCGGGGTGCCCGAGATGGACCATTACTTCCGCATGGAGGCATCGGCGGACGAGGAAACCCGGGCCAGGATTTTGGAGGCGGCGGTGGATGAGATCAAGGCCAATACATGCAAGCTGACCTGCATTCAGCTGCAGAAGATCCACCGCTTCTGCACCCTCCCTGGTTGGGACCTGCACCGCATCGACGCCGGCGAGTTCTTTCTGAAGCGAGGCCAGGAGGGGGAGGCCGAGGCATGGGAGAAGGTGGTGGAGAGTCCCAGCACGGAGATCGTGCGAAGATTTCTGACCGGGGCCGGTGGGGTTAAGCATATGGCTGGTGAAGAAGGAACCGCCGACGATAACAAGCAGGATAACGGTGAGGTTGCCGATAAACATGGAACCGCAGGGAAGTACAAGGATGAGAATTGCGAGGTTAAGCATGTGGCTGGTGACGATGGAGCCACCGATCGCAAGAACGCGGATGAAAACGGGAGTGAAGCTGGTGCCAATGGAGAAGGACCCAAGAACGTGGTTAAGGATGTGAAGTGTGAGACTGAGACTGGTCATGTTAATGGAATAGCAGCCAACCGTGAGGTTTAA